In Myxococcus stipitatus, a single window of DNA contains:
- a CDS encoding endonuclease/exonuclease/phosphatase family protein, translated as MTDPALRIVTYNVRYFGHMLRGLASTLGPKRRVAAALAGLDPLPDVVCLQEVETTSLRSTIADRPKQPGETQLMAFMGRMEETFAAQARDMPYEAFYFRAHHYKLGEVSLYTTGLAVLVNTRTLQVDKHNVASPQAITHHHVQRLKDRKQSRICAHMRLLRRADGRPFHVFNTHLSLPTPFAREFWSTKDKMGCGVNQLHEARKLADFVNAHSANEPFVVCGDFNSPPSSPVFRYLTGDARLTCAQAAVGQIDPTVSRGFPTAGFMHMRMHLDHVFSSAGIRWLDTQETSPFGDARSRFHGLSDHMPIVARFALDAAPVTLATPDAAIPTVG; from the coding sequence ATGACCGACCCTGCGTTGCGAATCGTCACGTACAACGTCCGCTACTTCGGCCACATGCTGCGCGGCCTGGCGAGCACCCTGGGCCCCAAGCGCCGCGTGGCGGCGGCGTTGGCGGGGCTCGACCCGCTGCCGGACGTCGTCTGTCTGCAGGAGGTGGAGACGACCTCGCTGCGCAGCACCATCGCCGACCGGCCCAAGCAGCCCGGCGAGACGCAGCTCATGGCCTTCATGGGCCGCATGGAGGAGACATTCGCCGCCCAGGCGCGCGACATGCCCTACGAGGCCTTCTACTTCCGCGCGCACCACTACAAGCTGGGTGAGGTGTCGCTCTACACCACCGGCCTCGCGGTGCTCGTCAACACGCGCACCCTCCAGGTGGACAAGCACAACGTGGCCTCGCCCCAGGCCATCACCCACCACCACGTGCAGCGGTTGAAGGACCGCAAGCAGAGCCGCATCTGCGCGCACATGCGCCTGCTGCGCCGCGCGGACGGGCGCCCCTTCCACGTCTTCAACACGCACCTGAGCCTGCCCACGCCGTTCGCGCGCGAGTTCTGGTCCACCAAGGACAAGATGGGCTGTGGCGTCAACCAACTCCACGAGGCGCGCAAGCTGGCGGACTTCGTCAACGCCCACTCGGCCAACGAGCCCTTCGTCGTCTGCGGCGACTTCAACTCGCCCCCGTCGTCGCCCGTGTTCCGCTACCTCACCGGTGACGCGCGGCTGACGTGCGCGCAGGCCGCGGTCGGTCAAATCGACCCGACCGTGTCGCGGGGCTTCCCCACCGCCGGCTTCATGCACATGCGCATGCACCTGGACCACGTCTTCTCCAGCGCGGGCATCCGGTGGCTGGACACCCAGGAGACGAGCCCCTTCGGCGACGCGAGGAGCCGCTTCCACGGGCTGTCGGACCACATGCCCATCGTCGCGCGCTTCGCCCTGGACGCCGCCCCCGTCACGCTCGCGACGCCCGACGCCGCGATTCCCACGGTGGGCTGA